The following are encoded in a window of Flavobacterium sp. WC2421 genomic DNA:
- the upp gene encoding uracil phosphoribosyltransferase, with amino-acid sequence MQIHHLSEKNSVLNHFLGQIRDVTIHKDSMRFRRNIERIGEIMAYEMSKEFHYKTVEIKTPLGVKKTTAIKDQLVLCSILRAGLPLHIGFLNYFDEAENGFISAYRHHPNNDDYFDIVVEYQAIADFNDKYLLLIDPMLATGQSIVAVYNKLIEKGTAAAIHIAVVIAAPEGIAYLEKHLSDNCHLWVASIDEKLNEHDYIVPGLGDAGDLAYGTKL; translated from the coding sequence ATGCAAATTCACCATTTATCAGAAAAAAATAGTGTCCTCAATCATTTTTTAGGTCAAATTAGAGATGTAACTATCCATAAAGACAGTATGCGTTTTAGAAGAAACATTGAGCGCATCGGTGAAATCATGGCTTATGAAATGAGTAAAGAATTCCATTATAAAACAGTTGAAATAAAAACACCTCTTGGGGTTAAAAAAACAACAGCCATAAAAGATCAATTGGTTTTGTGTTCCATTTTACGCGCCGGTTTGCCGTTACATATTGGTTTTTTGAATTATTTTGATGAAGCCGAAAATGGTTTTATTTCGGCCTACAGGCATCATCCTAATAATGATGACTATTTTGATATTGTAGTGGAATACCAAGCCATCGCTGACTTTAATGACAAATACTTACTCCTTATTGATCCTATGCTTGCTACAGGGCAATCCATCGTTGCTGTTTATAATAAGTTAATAGAAAAAGGAACGGCTGCAGCTATTCATATCGCCGTTGTAATTGCCGCACCTGAAGGAATTGCTTATCTAGAAAAACATTTATCAGATAATTGCCATTTGTGGGTTGCTTCGATAGATGAAAAACTAAATGAACACGATTATATTGTTCCGGGACTTGGTGATGCTGGTGACTTAGCGTATGGAACCAAATTATAA
- the purD gene encoding phosphoribosylamine--glycine ligase: protein MNILLLGSGGREHAFAWKMIQSPLCDTLFVAPGNAGTASIATNVNMSPTDFDAMKAFVLSNNVSLVVVGPEDPLVKGIFDFFKNDDQINHIPVIGPSKIGAQLEGSKEFAKEFLVKHNIPTAAYDSFTAETVEKGCDFLETLQPPFVLKADGLAAGKGVLIIHDLAEAKEELRNMLVGQKFGDASSKVVIEEFLDGIELSCFVLTDGKSYKILPTAKDYKRIGEGDTGLNTGGMGAVSPVPYVDAVLMEKIETRIVKPTIEGFQKDGIEYKGFVFIGLINVKNEPIVIEYNVRMGDPETEVVVPRLKTDLVELFLAVANEKLDEITLDIDERSATTVMLVSGGYPEEFEKGKVISGLENITDSIVFHAGTKLVNNEVVTNGGRVLTVTSYGDDFQEAIKKSYQNIGKLSFDKMNFRKDIGNDLL from the coding sequence ATGAATATTTTACTATTGGGTTCAGGAGGAAGAGAGCATGCTTTTGCATGGAAAATGATTCAAAGCCCACTTTGCGATACTCTTTTTGTTGCACCAGGAAATGCAGGAACCGCATCGATTGCGACGAATGTGAACATGAGTCCTACTGATTTTGATGCGATGAAAGCATTTGTATTAAGTAATAATGTAAGCTTGGTAGTTGTAGGACCAGAAGATCCTTTGGTAAAAGGAATCTTTGATTTTTTTAAAAACGATGATCAAATAAACCATATTCCAGTTATTGGGCCATCAAAAATTGGTGCTCAATTAGAAGGAAGTAAAGAGTTTGCCAAAGAATTTTTGGTAAAACACAATATCCCAACCGCTGCTTATGATAGTTTTACAGCTGAGACTGTAGAAAAAGGATGTGACTTTCTTGAAACCTTACAACCGCCTTTCGTTTTAAAAGCGGATGGTCTAGCAGCAGGAAAAGGCGTTTTGATTATTCATGATTTGGCAGAAGCCAAAGAAGAATTACGCAATATGCTTGTGGGTCAAAAATTTGGTGACGCAAGTTCAAAAGTAGTTATCGAAGAATTTCTTGACGGTATCGAACTAAGCTGTTTTGTACTTACAGATGGTAAAAGTTATAAAATTCTACCTACAGCCAAGGATTACAAACGCATTGGCGAAGGCGACACAGGATTAAATACAGGCGGAATGGGAGCAGTTTCTCCAGTTCCTTATGTTGATGCTGTTTTGATGGAAAAAATCGAAACGCGCATCGTTAAACCAACAATTGAAGGTTTCCAAAAAGATGGTATTGAATACAAAGGATTTGTTTTTATTGGGTTAATCAATGTGAAAAATGAACCTATTGTTATTGAATACAATGTGAGAATGGGTGATCCAGAAACTGAGGTTGTTGTTCCAAGATTAAAAACGGATTTAGTAGAATTGTTTTTGGCTGTAGCCAATGAAAAACTAGACGAAATCACTTTGGATATTGATGAAAGAAGCGCCACTACTGTGATGCTGGTATCGGGTGGTTATCCTGAAGAATTTGAAAAAGGAAAAGTAATTTCGGGACTAGAGAACATCACTGATTCTATTGTTTTTCATGCAGGAACAAAATTAGTGAACAATGAAGTAGTTACTAATGGCGGTAGAGTGTTGACAGTTACCTCATATGGAGATGATTTTCAAGAGGCTATAAAAAAATCTTATCAAAACATAGGTAAACTAAGCTTTGATAAGATGAATTTTAGAAAAGATATTGGTAACGATCTTTTATAA
- a CDS encoding 2Fe-2S iron-sulfur cluster-binding protein, translating to MPSFLKLIIKEVKRETAAAVSILFNVPEELKPNYKFVAGQYVNLKLTLDGQEIRRAYSICSSPESGDLRIAVKAVKNGAFSQFANTKLKAGDVLEVGKPEGKFTFEPQADRQKNYVAFVSGSGITPALSILKSVLKSEPKSSFVLVYGNKSPEETIFHQELHDLHLQYVSRLFVHYVYSQAKADHALFGRIDKSVVNFVLNNKHKELEFDKFYLCGPEAMIETVSNVLKEKNVKESAIKYELFTTSTHENVITESLEGHSKITVMVDDEETTFEMSQKQTILEASLKQGIDAPYSCQGGICSSCLARVTVGTAEMTKNSILTDKEIASGLILTCQAHPTSENIYIDFDDV from the coding sequence ATGCCATCCTTTTTAAAATTAATTATAAAAGAAGTAAAACGCGAAACCGCTGCTGCCGTTTCGATACTTTTTAATGTTCCCGAAGAATTAAAACCAAACTATAAATTTGTTGCTGGACAATATGTTAACTTGAAACTAACATTAGACGGCCAAGAAATTCGTCGTGCCTATTCTATATGTTCATCCCCTGAAAGTGGTGATTTACGAATTGCAGTGAAAGCAGTTAAAAACGGTGCTTTTTCTCAATTTGCCAACACAAAACTAAAAGCGGGAGATGTACTTGAAGTAGGAAAACCAGAAGGAAAATTCACATTTGAACCCCAAGCAGATCGTCAAAAAAACTATGTGGCTTTCGTGTCGGGAAGTGGAATTACACCTGCACTATCAATTTTAAAGTCGGTATTAAAGAGCGAACCTAAAAGTTCATTTGTTTTGGTTTATGGGAATAAATCACCTGAAGAAACGATCTTTCATCAGGAATTGCATGACCTCCATTTACAATATGTGAGTCGCTTATTTGTACATTATGTATACAGTCAAGCCAAAGCTGATCATGCCTTGTTTGGTCGTATAGACAAATCAGTAGTCAATTTTGTTTTAAACAATAAACACAAGGAACTGGAATTTGACAAGTTTTATTTGTGTGGGCCAGAAGCAATGATTGAAACCGTTTCAAATGTCTTAAAAGAGAAAAATGTAAAAGAATCAGCCATAAAATATGAGCTTTTCACTACTTCTACCCATGAAAATGTAATTACAGAATCATTAGAAGGACATTCAAAAATTACTGTAATGGTAGATGATGAAGAAACTACTTTTGAAATGTCGCAAAAACAAACCATACTTGAGGCTTCCTTAAAACAAGGGATTGATGCTCCTTATTCTTGCCAAGGCGGTATTTGTAGCAGCTGTTTGGCACGAGTTACTGTAGGAACTGCTGAAATGACAAAAAACTCCATTTTAACAGATAAAGAAATTGCAAGTGGATTGATATTGACATGTCAAGCTCATCCTACTTCAGAAAATATTTATATCGATTTTGATGATGTTTAG
- a CDS encoding glycosyltransferase family 2 protein, protein MGQPLVSILIPTFNSEKFISESIRSVQNQTYTNWEIILVDDCSTDSTLCLVEELAIKDNRIQYSRLEKNSGTGVARNSALALAKGQYIAFLDADDLWKPEKLKKQMDFLINKNLPFTFSFYDCIDEAGNPLNKRVEAPVHLSYRELFFCNYVGNLTAIYDVNFFGKIPISSIRKRQDWMLWLTVLKKIKIAHVVPESLAYYRVRNDSISTSKLDLIKYNFAVYRRFHGFSFLIAVACMKLFLFTQLFIKPRYIKNIKPSI, encoded by the coding sequence ATGGGACAACCTTTGGTTTCGATACTAATTCCAACATTCAATTCTGAAAAATTTATTTCAGAGTCGATTCGTTCCGTGCAAAACCAAACATATACAAACTGGGAAATTATCCTTGTTGATGATTGTTCTACAGATTCAACTCTTTGCCTTGTTGAGGAACTAGCTATAAAAGACAACCGAATTCAATATTCTAGATTAGAAAAAAATTCTGGAACTGGTGTGGCTAGAAATTCGGCATTGGCGTTAGCCAAAGGACAGTATATTGCTTTCCTTGATGCCGATGATCTGTGGAAACCTGAAAAATTAAAAAAGCAAATGGATTTTCTTATAAACAAGAATTTGCCATTTACTTTTTCCTTTTATGATTGCATTGATGAAGCAGGAAATCCTTTAAATAAGAGAGTAGAAGCACCAGTACATTTGAGTTATCGCGAATTGTTTTTTTGTAATTATGTGGGGAATCTTACCGCTATTTATGATGTCAATTTCTTTGGAAAAATTCCCATTTCTTCCATTCGAAAACGCCAAGATTGGATGCTTTGGTTAACGGTACTAAAAAAGATAAAAATAGCACATGTTGTACCTGAAAGTTTGGCTTATTATAGAGTACGAAACGACTCTATTTCGACTTCTAAGTTGGATTTGATAAAATATAATTTTGCCGTTTATAGAAGGTTTCACGGTTTTAGTTTTCTAATTGCGGTGGCTTGTATGAAGCTTTTTTTATTCACTCAATTATTTATAAAACCAAGGTATATTAAGAATATTAAACCATCGATTTAA
- a CDS encoding pentapeptide repeat-containing protein → MDLLLHQNKTFENIDYSEQKITNSEYFKCEFINCNFSKSDLSHNDFMECSFQNCNFSLAILNNTGLKSIKFIGCKLMGLDFTICNNFLFSMSFEGCILDYSTFFQKKMKKTNFMDCSLQNVDFSNADLTMALFKNGDLSGAIFAGTNLEKADFRTAKNYSFDPGENKMKRAKFSKSQLAGLLDKFDLDLE, encoded by the coding sequence ATGGATCTCTTACTTCACCAAAACAAAACATTTGAAAATATTGATTATTCAGAACAAAAAATAACGAATAGTGAATATTTTAAGTGTGAATTTATAAACTGTAACTTTTCAAAAAGTGATTTAAGTCATAATGATTTTATGGAGTGTAGTTTTCAAAACTGTAATTTCTCCTTAGCAATACTTAATAACACTGGGTTAAAAAGCATTAAATTTATTGGATGTAAATTAATGGGTTTGGATTTTACAATTTGTAATAACTTCTTGTTTTCAATGAGCTTTGAAGGTTGTATTCTGGACTATTCTACTTTTTTTCAAAAGAAAATGAAAAAGACAAATTTTATGGATTGTTCCTTACAAAATGTAGATTTTTCAAATGCCGATTTAACGATGGCTTTGTTTAAAAACGGTGACCTCTCGGGCGCTATTTTTGCAGGGACAAATCTTGAAAAAGCAGATTTTCGTACTGCTAAAAATTATTCTTTTGACCCAGGAGAAAATAAAATGAAGAGAGCAAAATTTTCAAAATCTCAGCTTGCGGGTTTATTAGATAAATTCGATCTTGATCTTGAATAA
- a CDS encoding DUF4254 domain-containing protein produces MFSKLAYSVFEQSINDYHQFDNVDQPINNPFPKDKFEHLLYVKNWIDTVQWHFEDIIRDPNIDPIAALTLKRRIDASNQERTDMVEYIDGYFLQKYSDVKVKEDAKINSESPAWAFDRLSILALKIYHMNEEATREEASQEHRDKCQAKLNILLEQRTDLSTAIDDLLTDIENGDKFMKVYKQMKMYNDDELNPVLYQGKK; encoded by the coding sequence ATGTTTTCAAAATTAGCTTATTCCGTATTCGAACAAAGTATTAACGATTATCATCAATTTGATAACGTAGATCAACCAATAAATAATCCTTTTCCAAAAGATAAATTTGAACATTTATTGTACGTGAAAAATTGGATTGATACCGTGCAATGGCATTTTGAAGATATCATTCGTGATCCAAATATTGACCCAATCGCCGCTTTAACTTTGAAAAGAAGAATTGATGCTTCAAACCAAGAACGTACCGACATGGTGGAATATATTGATGGTTATTTTTTACAAAAATACAGCGATGTTAAAGTAAAAGAAGACGCGAAAATCAACTCAGAAAGTCCAGCTTGGGCATTTGACCGATTATCAATTTTAGCATTAAAGATTTATCACATGAATGAGGAAGCTACTCGTGAAGAAGCATCTCAAGAGCATAGAGATAAGTGCCAAGCGAAACTAAATATCTTACTAGAACAAAGAACCGATCTATCAACAGCAATTGATGATTTATTGACTGATATTGAAAACGGTGATAAATTCATGAAAGTGTACAAACAAATGAAAATGTACAATGACGATGAATTGAATCCTGTTTTGTACCAAGGAAAAAAATAA
- a CDS encoding glycosyltransferase family 9 protein has protein sequence MRLSAMGDVAMTVPVLRAFVNQYPDIKITVVSRPFFKPFFDTIPTVSFFAFDEKEKHKGFIGLLRLFQDLKRLEIDAFADLHNVLRAQVVRTLFALSGKKVAAVDKGRAEKKGLTSLENKVFKPLASMFERHVAVFAKLGFSIDLSHPMFPAKAVLNEELTNIIGTENQKLIGIAPFAQYDSKVYPLDLMQEVIAQLAKNPRHKILLFGGGKKEMEILDAIAAPYRNVINMAGKIKFQQELQLISNLHVMLSMDSGNAHIAAMLGVKVITLWGATHPYAGFMPFNQPIENSLISDREKYPLLPTSVYGNKKVEGYEEAMRTIPVDKIVLSVQ, from the coding sequence ATGAGACTTTCCGCAATGGGAGATGTCGCCATGACGGTTCCTGTTTTACGCGCTTTTGTAAATCAGTATCCAGATATAAAAATCACGGTGGTTTCCAGACCCTTTTTCAAACCTTTTTTTGATACGATTCCCACTGTTTCCTTTTTTGCTTTCGATGAAAAAGAAAAACACAAAGGGTTTATTGGATTGTTGCGTTTGTTCCAAGATTTAAAACGGTTGGAAATCGATGCTTTTGCTGATTTACATAATGTTTTACGAGCTCAAGTAGTCCGTACGCTTTTTGCTTTAAGCGGAAAAAAAGTGGCGGCGGTAGATAAAGGAAGAGCAGAAAAGAAAGGATTGACCAGTCTTGAAAATAAGGTTTTTAAACCACTTGCTTCAATGTTTGAAAGGCATGTTGCCGTATTTGCTAAACTGGGTTTTTCAATTGATTTGTCTCATCCCATGTTTCCTGCAAAAGCAGTTTTAAACGAGGAACTAACCAACATAATTGGAACTGAAAACCAAAAGTTAATTGGAATTGCTCCTTTTGCGCAATATGATTCTAAAGTGTATCCTTTGGATTTAATGCAAGAAGTAATTGCTCAATTGGCTAAAAATCCGCGACACAAAATCTTGCTTTTTGGTGGAGGAAAAAAAGAAATGGAGATTTTAGATGCTATTGCGGCACCGTACAGAAATGTGATTAATATGGCTGGTAAAATTAAATTTCAACAGGAATTACAATTGATCAGTAATCTTCATGTGATGCTTTCTATGGATTCGGGTAATGCACATATTGCAGCTATGTTGGGGGTGAAAGTCATTACACTTTGGGGTGCCACACATCCGTATGCTGGATTTATGCCTTTTAATCAGCCAATAGAAAACAGTTTGATTTCGGATAGAGAAAAATATCCTTTGTTGCCTACTTCCGTTTATGGAAATAAAAAAGTAGAAGGCTATGAAGAAGCCATGCGAACGATTCCTGTAGACAAAATAGTACTTAGTGTTCAGTAA
- a CDS encoding phenylacetate--CoA ligase family protein: protein MLPLFDLSLQLNGYPIKQSTAELRQIAALSQKEYEAFLTHKKKEIVSFHLENNSFYKELVGTSDYENWSNLPILNKKNLQKPLLERLSSGYNTKNSYLNKTSGSSGDPFIFAKDKYSHALTWASNIYRFGWYEIDFNHSYQARFYGIPMDFIGNKKERLKDFLSHRFRFTIFDLSDAVLEGFIIHFRTKKFDYINGYTSSIVLFAKFLQKKNIVLTTICPTLKACMVTSEMLFEDDKILLEKQLGIPIINEYGASELDLIAFQNPEGEWQVNSETLFVEILDENNKVLPYGQEGRIVITSLFNKAHPFIRYEIGDIGILDEKSTLQKPILKKLIGRTNDVAVLPSGKKAPGLTFYYITKSIIEDDGNVKEFVIKQTQTNTFEIKYVSETELNLVQIEKIEKAIILYLEPNLKFSFIRKNSLKRNKRGKLKQFKSMV, encoded by the coding sequence ATGCTACCACTTTTTGACTTATCGCTCCAGTTAAACGGTTATCCCATAAAGCAGTCCACTGCTGAATTGCGGCAAATTGCAGCTTTATCTCAAAAAGAATATGAAGCATTTTTAACACATAAAAAAAAGGAAATTGTATCCTTTCATTTAGAAAATAATTCCTTTTATAAAGAACTTGTTGGTACTTCAGATTATGAGAATTGGTCCAATTTACCAATTTTGAATAAAAAAAATCTCCAAAAACCTTTATTAGAGAGACTTTCTAGCGGATACAATACTAAAAATAGCTATCTCAATAAAACTTCAGGCTCTAGTGGTGATCCTTTTATTTTTGCCAAAGACAAATACAGCCATGCCCTAACCTGGGCTTCCAATATCTATCGTTTTGGATGGTATGAAATTGATTTCAATCATTCCTATCAAGCGCGTTTTTATGGAATTCCTATGGATTTCATTGGCAATAAAAAAGAACGTTTAAAAGACTTTTTAAGCCACCGCTTCCGCTTTACCATTTTTGACTTATCAGATGCTGTTTTGGAGGGTTTTATAATTCATTTTAGAACCAAAAAATTTGATTACATCAATGGCTATACTAGTTCGATTGTGTTATTTGCCAAATTTTTACAAAAAAAGAATATCGTATTAACAACTATTTGCCCAACCCTAAAGGCTTGTATGGTTACCTCAGAAATGCTTTTTGAAGATGATAAAATACTGTTAGAAAAACAATTGGGAATACCTATCATTAATGAATACGGAGCATCTGAGCTTGATTTAATTGCTTTTCAAAATCCAGAAGGAGAATGGCAAGTAAATTCAGAAACTTTATTTGTGGAGATACTGGACGAAAATAATAAAGTACTTCCTTATGGTCAAGAAGGGCGCATTGTAATTACTTCTCTTTTTAACAAAGCACATCCTTTTATTCGATATGAAATAGGAGATATTGGAATTTTGGATGAAAAAAGCACCTTGCAAAAACCCATTCTGAAAAAATTAATTGGAAGAACAAATGATGTTGCTGTGTTACCAAGTGGAAAAAAAGCACCAGGTTTAACCTTTTATTATATTACAAAAAGCATCATTGAAGACGATGGAAATGTAAAAGAATTTGTCATTAAACAAACTCAAACCAACACTTTTGAAATCAAATATGTTAGTGAAACGGAATTAAATTTGGTACAAATTGAAAAAATTGAAAAAGCCATTATTCTCTATCTAGAACCCAACCTCAAGTTTAGTTTCATTAGAAAAAATAGTTTAAAAAGAAACAAAAGAGGAAAATTGAAACAGTTTAAATCGATGGTTTAA
- a CDS encoding uracil phosphoribosyltransferase translates to MKAFFEGIQYLFVNILFAPHDFLRSLELRTWFGANTINWIFMAICAAAMVYWIKQLSIFDANGEENQDTTAHSFLK, encoded by the coding sequence ATGAAAGCATTTTTTGAAGGAATTCAATACTTATTTGTAAATATTTTATTTGCTCCTCATGATTTCTTACGTTCATTAGAACTTAGAACTTGGTTTGGTGCAAATACTATCAACTGGATTTTCATGGCTATCTGCGCAGCAGCAATGGTATACTGGATCAAACAATTGAGCATTTTTGATGCAAACGGAGAAGAAAATCAAGATACTACGGCACATTCTTTCTTAAAATAA
- a CDS encoding DUF6427 family protein: MITSVFKKSTPLNFTLVVFLILVFFSIYQFQDFSWTNSTILIFEKIGIITVLLASIFMTNFISKRNGLSKDSSYTILFYFLFLLFFPSVLDNINLVFSNFFILLALRRLISLQSLKSSKEKIFDASLWIFLASLFHFWSILYIALVFISIIFHVARDYRNWILPFIAFFTAGIIFVLFSIVFNIDAQGYINSSVMTNFEINYFTNNYQNAALSIYATVVLFFVISMFATLSNRPLVLHASFKKIIASFFIGVLIYLVSSNKSNDILIFTIAPLAIMATSHIEIPQVKLKKEMVLFVLIACSFFAFFSQL; encoded by the coding sequence ATGATAACAAGTGTTTTTAAAAAATCTACACCATTAAATTTCACCTTAGTAGTATTTTTAATACTCGTTTTCTTTTCAATCTATCAATTTCAAGATTTTAGTTGGACGAATTCGACTATTTTAATTTTTGAAAAAATAGGAATAATTACCGTTTTATTGGCGTCTATTTTTATGACCAACTTTATTTCAAAGCGCAACGGACTGAGTAAAGACAGCAGCTACACGATTTTATTCTACTTTCTATTCTTGCTTTTTTTTCCTTCTGTTTTGGACAATATCAATTTGGTTTTTTCTAATTTCTTTATCCTTTTAGCACTGCGTAGATTAATTTCGCTTCAGTCCTTAAAATCATCAAAAGAAAAAATATTTGATGCCTCCTTATGGATTTTTTTAGCGTCTTTGTTTCATTTTTGGAGTATTCTTTATATTGCACTAGTATTTATTTCTATAATTTTTCACGTAGCAAGAGATTACAGAAATTGGATTTTACCATTTATCGCTTTTTTTACTGCGGGAATTATTTTTGTTCTTTTTTCAATTGTATTTAATATTGATGCTCAAGGATACATTAATAGCAGTGTAATGACCAATTTTGAAATTAACTATTTTACTAATAATTATCAAAATGCCGCCTTGTCAATCTATGCAACAGTAGTTTTATTCTTTGTTATATCCATGTTTGCAACATTGTCGAATAGGCCTTTAGTACTGCATGCATCTTTTAAAAAAATAATAGCTTCCTTTTTTATTGGGGTATTAATTTATTTGGTTTCTTCGAATAAAAGCAATGATATACTAATTTTTACGATTGCGCCTTTGGCTATAATGGCGACAAGTCATATCGAGATTCCTCAAGTAAAATTAAAAAAAGAAATGGTGTTATTTGTACTGATCGCTTGTAGCTTTTTTGCTTTTTTCTCCCAGTTATAA
- a CDS encoding helix-turn-helix domain-containing protein, with translation MNNKYSTRKLQVKITERVKTYSQQGFRDRFLENDIAKDFLFKSKSEQFFCLKLEEINQLKFPVPPSKHISHTLLFIISGTHKIKIGFEEYTTQSNEIIVVPAGQIFSIESIPIDLKGFICQFHPDILIGKYGNLEMINDFNFLKIGGNPKPCFPDKESQFILQLLHRLQIEYTESGITNLDILQPYLIALLCEINKNALKAAKKGTAATVLTSKFKELIYANINQQHQVDYYASILNVSPNHLNKSIKSVTDKSPTKWIEETILLEAKYLLYQTNLSISEIAMRVGHYDQSYFSRIFKKNEGISPIQFRKRIDKS, from the coding sequence ATGAATAACAAATACTCAACAAGAAAATTGCAAGTGAAAATAACTGAAAGAGTAAAAACATATAGTCAACAGGGTTTTCGAGATAGGTTTCTTGAGAATGATATTGCCAAAGACTTTCTTTTTAAGTCAAAATCAGAACAATTCTTTTGCTTAAAATTAGAAGAAATTAATCAACTCAAATTTCCTGTACCACCATCCAAACACATTTCTCACACTTTACTATTTATTATTTCGGGAACCCACAAAATAAAGATTGGGTTCGAGGAATATACTACCCAATCTAATGAGATTATAGTAGTTCCAGCAGGTCAAATTTTTTCAATAGAATCGATACCCATTGACTTAAAGGGGTTTATTTGTCAGTTTCACCCTGATATTCTAATTGGAAAATATGGGAATTTAGAAATGATAAATGATTTTAATTTTTTAAAAATAGGGGGAAATCCAAAACCTTGTTTTCCAGATAAGGAATCTCAGTTTATCCTACAGTTATTACATCGGTTACAGATTGAATATACAGAATCAGGTATCACAAATTTGGATATTTTACAGCCATATTTGATTGCTTTACTTTGTGAGATTAATAAAAATGCTTTAAAAGCAGCTAAAAAAGGGACAGCTGCTACCGTGCTAACATCTAAATTTAAAGAACTCATTTATGCTAATATTAATCAACAGCATCAGGTTGATTATTATGCTTCAATACTTAATGTGTCTCCAAATCATCTAAACAAATCAATAAAATCGGTAACAGATAAGTCGCCTACAAAATGGATTGAAGAGACCATTTTATTAGAAGCCAAATATTTGTTATACCAAACTAATCTGAGTATCAGTGAAATTGCCATGCGGGTTGGTCATTATGATCAGTCTTATTTTAGTAGAATTTTCAAAAAAAACGAAGGTATATCTCCAATTCAGTTTCGTAAAAGGATTGATAAGTCCTAA